The Acidobacteriota bacterium DNA window AGGCGACGATCGTCCCAAGGTCGGAGAGGGTGGCTGGCCGCATCGAATACTCGTCACCCATGGACTCTCCTCTCGTTCAGGTCAGGTCCTTCTGCATCCAGACCATGTCGAACGGTCGCCCTTTCTTGACGCCGACGTTCGCGAAGCGGCCGCACTCGGTGAAGCCGTGGCGCAGGTGGAAGCGGATGCTGCCCTCATTCTCGGATGAGATGTGGGCCATGAAGTTCGTGATGCCGATCGCCTTCCCCGCCTCCAGCAGATGCTCGAGAAAGGTCGTACCGAGGCCTTGTCCGGTGTGTACCGGGTGGATGAAATAGGTCAGGCTCGCGGTGTGCCGCATGGTCGGCACGGGATGAAACGGGCTCAGATAGGCGAAGCCGACCACCTCTCCCTGGCTCTCGGCCACGACGAACGGGTACTCCGGGTGAGCAGCCCGCCGGTGCTTGAAGAACGCCCGATCGACGGCCTGTTCGGGATACGCCGCGTACGATTCGGTGACGAAGTGATTGAATATCGAAGTAATCGATTCCCAGTCAATATCTTCAACAGCCCGGATCCGAACATCCATGGGTGGATTCTACTCAGTCCAACAGCCGGTCGGACGTCGATCCTTCACGATGCCGCCTGCGTTCGATGCATTTTTGCCGAGTACCGGCACTGAACGACGCCAGATTGGAATCGATCGGTTCTCTCCAGGGCGAACTCGCGAATCGAGCCGACCCCCTGAAAAAGAGGAATGCCGCGGCCCAGCACAACCGGGATGACCGAAATCACCAACTGCGTCATCAG harbors:
- a CDS encoding N-acetyltransferase family protein gives rise to the protein MDVRIRAVEDIDWESITSIFNHFVTESYAAYPEQAVDRAFFKHRRAAHPEYPFVVAESQGEVVGFAYLSPFHPVPTMRHTASLTYFIHPVHTGQGLGTTFLEHLLEAGKAIGITNFMAHISSENEGSIRFHLRHGFTECGRFANVGVKKGRPFDMVWMQKDLT